One Trichosurus vulpecula isolate mTriVul1 chromosome 7, mTriVul1.pri, whole genome shotgun sequence genomic region harbors:
- the FIS1 gene encoding mitochondrial fission 1 protein, translated as MEAVLSELVAVDDLVKFEKKFQTEQAGGSVSHSTQFEYAWCLVRSKYNDDIRKGISLLEELLPKGSKEEQRDYVFYLAVGNYRLKEYEKALKYVRGLLQTEPQNNQAKELESLIDKAMKKDGLVGMAIVGGMALGVAGLAGLIGLAVAKSKS; from the exons ATGGAGGCCGTGCTGAGCGAGCTGGTGGCCGTGGACGATTTAGTG AAATTCGAGAAGAAGTTCCAGACAGAGCAGGCAGGGGGCTCTGTGTCACACAGCACTCAGTTTGAGTATGCCTGGTGTTTGGTGAGAAGCAAATATAATGATGACATCCGAAAAGGCATCAGCCTGCTGGAGG AACTGCTACCTAAAGGAAGCAAAGAGGAGCAGCGAGATTATGTCTTCTACCTGGCTGTGGGGAACTACCGCCTCAAG GAATATGAGAAGGCTCTGAAGTATGTGAGAGGGTTACTGCAGACTGAGCCCCAGAACAACCAGGCCAAGGAGCTAGAAAGCCTTATTGATAAGGCTATGAAGAAAG ATGGACTGGTAGGCATGGCCATCGTGGGGGGCATGGCTCTGGGTGTGGCTGGGCTTGCTGGGCTAATTGGACTTGCTGTGGCCAAGTCTAAGTCTTGA